Proteins from a single region of Nakamurella deserti:
- a CDS encoding PspA/IM30 family protein has product MANPFVKGWKYLMALFSSKVDEYADPKVQIQQAIEDAQRQHAALSQQAAAVIGNQRQLEMKLTRQMGEVERFQASARQALKLADDARAKGDVTKAAEYEQTATAFATQLVAAEQQMEDLKGMHDQALQGAEQAKKAVEQNAMQLQSKLAERTKLLSQLEQAKMQEQVSASLKSMSELTAPGNTPSLNEIRDKIERRYANALGSAELTASSVEGRMMEVEKSTMDMAGASRLEAIRAQLHPELAGQQARAIDPSAVNTPSFDKNVQQQPNTTG; this is encoded by the coding sequence ATGGCCAACCCGTTTGTGAAGGGCTGGAAGTACCTGATGGCTCTGTTCTCCTCCAAGGTGGACGAGTACGCGGACCCGAAGGTGCAGATCCAGCAGGCCATCGAGGACGCCCAGCGCCAGCACGCCGCGCTGTCGCAGCAGGCCGCCGCGGTCATCGGCAACCAGCGTCAGCTGGAGATGAAGCTGACCCGCCAGATGGGCGAGGTGGAGCGGTTCCAGGCGTCGGCCCGGCAGGCGCTGAAGCTCGCCGACGACGCGCGCGCCAAGGGCGACGTGACCAAGGCCGCCGAGTACGAGCAGACCGCCACCGCCTTCGCCACCCAGCTGGTCGCCGCCGAACAGCAGATGGAAGACCTCAAGGGCATGCACGACCAGGCCCTGCAGGGGGCCGAGCAGGCCAAGAAGGCCGTCGAGCAGAACGCCATGCAGCTGCAGTCCAAGCTCGCCGAGCGCACCAAGCTGCTGTCGCAGCTGGAGCAGGCGAAGATGCAGGAGCAGGTGTCGGCGTCGCTGAAGTCCATGTCGGAGCTCACCGCGCCGGGCAACACCCCGTCGTTGAACGAGATCCGCGACAAGATCGAGCGTCGTTACGCCAACGCGCTGGGCTCCGCGGAACTCACCGCGAGCTCGGTCGAGGGCCGGATGATGGAGGTCGAGAAGTCGACCATGGACATGGCCGGCGCCTCGCGTCTGGAAGCCATCCGCGCACAGCTGCACCCGGAGCTGGCCGGCCAGCAGGCGCGCGCCATCGATCCCTCCGCGGTGAACACCCCGTCGTTCGACAAGAACGTCCAGCAGCAGCCCAACACCACGGGCTGA
- a CDS encoding MerR family transcriptional regulator: MPQSEQEALFENTELPDEHVGYRGPTACQAAGITYRQLDYWARTGLVEPTVRTATGSGTQRLYSFKDILVLKVVKRLLDTGVSLQNIRVAVDHLRDRGIEDLAGITLFSDGTTVYECTSAEEIVDLLQGGQGVFGIAVGGTMREMTGQLAEFPGERIGLDDVDVASAPTGSDELSARRRARTAS, encoded by the coding sequence ATGCCTCAGAGCGAGCAGGAAGCGCTCTTCGAGAACACCGAGCTGCCCGACGAACACGTCGGGTACCGCGGCCCGACGGCCTGCCAGGCCGCAGGCATCACCTACCGCCAGCTCGACTACTGGGCGCGTACCGGGCTCGTCGAGCCGACCGTGCGCACCGCCACCGGCTCCGGCACCCAGCGGCTGTACTCCTTCAAGGACATCCTGGTGCTGAAGGTGGTGAAGCGGCTCCTGGACACCGGGGTCTCGCTGCAGAACATCCGGGTCGCGGTCGATCACCTGCGCGACCGCGGCATCGAGGACCTCGCCGGTATCACCCTGTTCTCCGACGGCACCACCGTGTACGAGTGCACCTCCGCCGAGGAGATCGTCGACCTGCTGCAGGGCGGTCAGGGCGTGTTCGGCATCGCCGTCGGCGGCACTATGCGGGAGATGACCGGCCAGCTTGCCGAATTCCCGGGCGAGCGCATCGGCCTCGACGACGTCGACGTCGCGTCGGCGCCCACGGGGTCGGACGAGCTGTCCGCGCGGCGACGGGCCCGCACAGCCAGCTGA
- a CDS encoding DUF881 domain-containing protein, producing the protein MTAPAPDAPEPAAPAPPAPPTTTDRQRRISHLLIGVLCAVLGYAIIIQVRATDNGDTLATARPQDLVAILDGVNRRGADLTAEIDELQRTLATLRSGGASSQAALQEAERRAQALAILAGTAAARGPGVSMVMTDPATGVTPEVLLAALQELRNAGAEAVQVNDVRIGVNSSFSGRAGAITVDGTAVTAPYTILAIGDPPTLTAAMNIPGGVGDTAKRAGGTLVVTAATTVTVDALRPLQPTTYARPAGG; encoded by the coding sequence GTGACCGCCCCCGCCCCGGATGCCCCGGAACCCGCCGCCCCCGCACCGCCCGCACCGCCGACCACCACCGACCGGCAGCGGAGGATCTCGCACCTGTTGATCGGTGTGCTCTGTGCGGTGCTGGGCTACGCCATCATCATCCAGGTCCGGGCCACCGACAACGGGGACACCCTCGCCACCGCCCGGCCGCAGGACCTCGTGGCCATCCTGGACGGCGTCAACCGCCGCGGCGCCGACCTGACCGCGGAGATCGACGAGCTGCAGCGGACCCTGGCCACGTTGCGCTCGGGCGGCGCGTCGTCGCAGGCGGCGCTGCAGGAAGCGGAGCGGCGGGCCCAGGCGCTGGCCATCCTGGCCGGTACCGCCGCCGCCCGCGGCCCCGGCGTGTCGATGGTGATGACCGACCCGGCCACCGGCGTCACCCCCGAGGTGCTGCTGGCCGCGCTGCAGGAGCTGCGCAACGCCGGCGCGGAGGCGGTCCAGGTCAACGACGTCCGGATCGGCGTCAACTCCTCGTTCAGCGGCCGGGCCGGCGCGATCACCGTCGACGGCACCGCGGTCACCGCGCCGTACACGATCCTGGCGATCGGCGACCCGCCCACCCTGACCGCCGCGATGAACATCCCCGGTGGGGTCGGCGACACCGCGAAGCGGGCCGGCGGGACGCTGGTGGTGACGGCCGCGACCACGGTCACGGTGGACGCCTTGCGACCGTTGCAGCCGACCACCTACGCTCGGCCGGCCGGTGGATGA
- a CDS encoding bifunctional nuclease family protein, whose product MIEMRIVGVRVEMPSQQPILILSERDGNRSLPILIGTTEASAIAMHLQGLRPARPLTHDLLGQVITALGHAVQQVRVVDFREGTFYGELVFENGTTVSARPSDAVALAVRTEIPVFVDPAVLDSAGVVVSEDDEAEELPEEESEDEVERFREFLDTISPEDFDEGK is encoded by the coding sequence ATGATCGAAATGCGCATCGTGGGCGTCCGCGTCGAGATGCCGAGTCAACAGCCGATCCTGATCCTGAGTGAGCGCGACGGGAACCGCAGCCTGCCGATCCTGATCGGTACCACCGAGGCGTCGGCGATCGCGATGCACCTGCAGGGTCTGCGCCCGGCGCGACCGCTGACCCACGACCTCCTCGGTCAGGTCATCACCGCCCTCGGGCACGCCGTCCAGCAGGTCCGCGTGGTGGACTTCCGCGAAGGCACCTTCTACGGCGAGTTGGTCTTCGAGAACGGCACCACCGTGTCGGCCCGTCCCTCCGACGCCGTGGCGCTGGCCGTGCGCACCGAGATCCCGGTGTTCGTCGACCCGGCCGTGCTGGACTCCGCCGGCGTCGTGGTGTCCGAGGACGACGAGGCCGAGGAGCTGCCCGAGGAGGAGAGCGAGGACGAGGTCGAGCGCTTCCGGGAGTTCCTGGACACGATCTCGCCCGAGGACTTCGACGAGGGCAAGTAG
- a CDS encoding MerR family transcriptional regulator: MTALGLASVPDGPQPTLSIGAVLAKLKPEFDDVSISKIRFLESEGLVTPQRTASGYRQFTHADVDRLRYVLAAQRDHYMPLKVIKDQLDAIDRGLEPDGTTARLPRALQAAPGPELPAFAGRSPVRMTRKELLAESGLDNNQLRELESFGLVQPGSSGYYDADAALMATTIGELVEAGMEPRHLRPFRTAADREATLVSQLVAAQARQKNPDARERAEQQAAQLATTLMRLHALLVKAGIRRELGG; the protein is encoded by the coding sequence ATGACGGCCCTCGGTCTGGCGTCCGTGCCCGACGGTCCGCAGCCCACCCTCAGCATCGGTGCGGTGCTGGCGAAGCTGAAGCCGGAGTTCGACGACGTGTCGATCTCCAAGATCCGGTTCCTCGAATCCGAGGGTCTGGTCACGCCGCAGCGCACGGCGTCCGGGTACCGGCAGTTCACCCACGCCGACGTCGACCGCCTGCGGTACGTGCTGGCCGCGCAGCGCGACCACTACATGCCGCTGAAGGTCATCAAGGACCAGCTGGACGCCATCGACCGCGGACTCGAACCGGACGGCACCACCGCGCGGCTGCCGCGCGCGCTGCAGGCTGCCCCCGGCCCGGAACTGCCCGCCTTCGCGGGCCGCTCGCCGGTGCGGATGACACGCAAGGAACTGCTCGCCGAATCGGGTCTGGACAACAACCAGCTCCGCGAACTCGAGTCCTTCGGGCTCGTCCAGCCGGGGTCCAGCGGCTACTACGACGCCGACGCGGCCCTGATGGCGACCACCATCGGGGAACTCGTCGAGGCGGGGATGGAGCCGCGGCACCTGCGGCCGTTCCGCACCGCCGCCGACCGGGAGGCGACGCTGGTCAGCCAGCTCGTCGCCGCCCAGGCCAGGCAGAAGAACCCGGACGCCCGGGAGCGCGCCGAGCAGCAGGCCGCGCAGCTCGCCACCACGCTGATGAGACTCCACGCGCTGTTGGTCAAGGCCGGTATCCGGCGCGAACTGGGCGGCTGA
- a CDS encoding FHA domain-containing protein: MTERENGSESTSVFSGGLLHREAEPVAEDTADTAEATLSGLEPVASGTALLVVKRGPNAGSRFILDKAVVTAGRHPESDIFLDDVTVSRRHAEFTLGADGYEVADTGSLNGTYVNREAVESSALANGDEVQIGKFRLVFLTGGPGGQAGSAADA, encoded by the coding sequence GTGACCGAGCGAGAGAACGGATCCGAGTCGACCTCGGTCTTCTCAGGCGGGCTGCTCCACCGCGAGGCGGAGCCCGTCGCCGAAGACACGGCGGACACGGCCGAAGCGACTCTCTCCGGTCTCGAGCCGGTCGCCTCGGGCACCGCGCTGCTGGTCGTCAAGCGGGGTCCGAACGCCGGTTCCCGGTTCATCCTGGACAAGGCCGTGGTGACCGCCGGCCGGCACCCGGAGAGCGACATCTTCCTCGACGACGTGACGGTGTCCCGCCGGCACGCCGAGTTCACCCTGGGCGCGGACGGCTACGAGGTCGCCGACACCGGCTCGCTGAACGGCACCTACGTCAACCGTGAAGCCGTGGAGTCCTCGGCGCTGGCCAACGGCGACGAGGTCCAGATCGGCAAGTTCCGGCTGGTCTTCCTGACCGGCGGTCCCGGCGGCCAGGCCGGAAGTGCCGCGGACGCGTGA
- the pspM gene encoding phage shock envelope stress response protein PspM — MRKAVVRGAMAKAVTAGRSEVVQQATSAAGEMLRVRRDPSVAAARRVRSAQRRVSLWGAGAVVPAGALGVQFMSSAGAFASQEVLRTMLYVAILLVAVVGMVRAAADLRDRKKAVRALPPPQPTRTVVTTRIRPQLAELSRYSDGLRKLAGLTGLDPSSELARELRDDIITAADSAEKALRARAAELTDLEHAAVTAPADARPGLRVLADQLASEVTAGVAEYGNYVTAVSEIVVAGRTMRVDGNELADGADKLRWLAVGMRELAG, encoded by the coding sequence ATGCGCAAGGCGGTGGTCCGGGGCGCGATGGCCAAGGCCGTCACCGCCGGCCGCTCCGAGGTCGTCCAGCAGGCCACGTCCGCTGCCGGTGAGATGCTCCGTGTCCGCCGCGACCCCTCGGTCGCGGCGGCACGACGCGTGCGCAGCGCGCAGCGACGGGTGAGCCTGTGGGGGGCCGGCGCGGTGGTCCCGGCCGGCGCCCTCGGCGTGCAGTTCATGAGCAGTGCCGGCGCCTTCGCGAGCCAGGAGGTGCTGCGCACCATGCTGTACGTGGCGATCCTGCTGGTCGCCGTCGTCGGGATGGTGCGTGCGGCTGCCGATCTCCGTGACCGCAAGAAGGCGGTGCGGGCACTACCGCCGCCGCAGCCCACCCGGACCGTGGTGACCACCAGGATCCGGCCGCAGCTCGCGGAGCTGAGCCGCTATAGCGACGGACTGCGCAAGCTCGCCGGCCTCACTGGGCTGGACCCGTCGTCGGAGCTGGCCCGGGAGCTGCGCGACGACATCATCACCGCCGCCGACAGCGCCGAGAAGGCGCTGCGCGCACGCGCCGCCGAGCTGACCGACCTGGAGCACGCCGCGGTGACCGCCCCGGCGGACGCCCGTCCGGGACTGCGGGTCCTGGCCGACCAGCTCGCGTCCGAGGTCACCGCCGGGGTCGCCGAGTACGGCAACTACGTGACCGCGGTCAGCGAGATCGTCGTCGCCGGCCGGACGATGCGCGTCGACGGCAACGAGCTGGCCGACGGGGCCGACAAGCTGCGCTGGCTGGCCGTTGGCATGCGGGAACTGGCGGGCTGA
- the gcvH gene encoding glycine cleavage system protein GcvH, protein MIPEDLGYSDQHEWVRSGEDVVRIGITDYAQNALGDIVFVQLPEVGSVVTSGDAIGEVESTKSVSEIFTPLTGTVVSVNDTLEASPELVNTDPYGDGWIYELEVEDPATVADLLDADAYAEIIGDA, encoded by the coding sequence GTGATTCCTGAGGATCTGGGCTACAGCGACCAGCACGAGTGGGTGCGCAGTGGCGAGGACGTGGTCCGCATCGGGATCACCGACTACGCGCAGAACGCGCTGGGCGACATCGTGTTCGTCCAGCTGCCCGAGGTGGGATCCGTGGTGACGTCCGGAGACGCCATCGGCGAGGTGGAGTCCACCAAGTCCGTCTCGGAGATCTTCACCCCGTTGACCGGCACCGTGGTGTCCGTCAACGACACCCTCGAGGCGTCCCCGGAACTGGTCAACACCGACCCCTACGGCGACGGCTGGATCTACGAACTCGAGGTGGAGGACCCGGCCACGGTGGCCGACCTGCTCGACGCGGACGCCTACGCCGAGATCATCGGCGACGCCTGA
- a CDS encoding substrate-binding domain-containing protein, producing MATWLIATVVGVVLALVAGVGWIVFLRSDSGAGVVDTRCSGSTRIDIAAGGAAAGLAQVAAAFNATAPEARGSCLTAQVNAVASAQAAAALPAGWSGQATPPPAVWIPDNPADLASVATAAPALVAGYNDTVIATSPVVLAVAGGDAPTTFPSWANLLVALAAGDAPPLADGEPLRLALGDPRLDPATGYALESMIAGGPTAVTAESVAGATDALRSVAGRAAVSSSAADLLDDLAGGNPTFSAVPALEATVAAYNAAAADPLTVIRPDGPTAGDELTAVTLAADWVDVTETEGAAAFIAFLRSPAAATLLQQAGWRVPGAAGPATAGPTPGTGVDTTVPVTALPPSDLTVADALATALGLPAAPLGTGAVPDTAGSTAPSTG from the coding sequence GTGGCGACCTGGCTGATCGCGACCGTGGTCGGGGTGGTCTTGGCGCTCGTGGCCGGCGTCGGCTGGATCGTCTTCCTGCGCAGCGACTCGGGCGCGGGCGTGGTGGACACCCGCTGCAGCGGCAGCACCCGCATCGACATCGCCGCCGGCGGCGCCGCCGCCGGCCTCGCGCAGGTGGCGGCCGCGTTCAACGCCACCGCCCCCGAGGCCCGCGGCAGTTGCCTGACCGCACAGGTCAACGCCGTCGCATCCGCGCAGGCCGCCGCCGCGTTGCCGGCCGGCTGGTCCGGGCAGGCGACGCCGCCGCCGGCCGTCTGGATCCCCGACAACCCGGCCGACCTGGCGTCGGTGGCCACCGCCGCACCCGCCCTCGTCGCCGGCTACAACGACACCGTCATCGCCACCTCACCGGTGGTGCTGGCCGTGGCGGGGGGTGACGCACCGACGACCTTTCCCTCGTGGGCGAACCTGCTGGTGGCGCTGGCTGCCGGGGACGCCCCGCCGCTGGCGGACGGCGAACCCCTGCGCCTGGCCCTCGGCGACCCCCGGCTGGACCCGGCGACGGGATACGCCCTGGAGTCGATGATCGCCGGCGGGCCCACCGCGGTCACCGCCGAGTCCGTGGCCGGCGCAACCGACGCCCTCCGGTCCGTGGCGGGTCGCGCCGCCGTGTCGTCGTCGGCGGCGGATCTGCTCGACGACCTCGCCGGCGGCAACCCGACGTTCAGCGCGGTGCCGGCGCTGGAAGCCACGGTCGCGGCCTACAACGCCGCGGCGGCGGACCCGCTGACGGTCATCCGGCCCGACGGTCCCACCGCCGGGGACGAGCTGACGGCGGTCACGCTGGCGGCGGACTGGGTCGACGTCACCGAGACGGAGGGCGCGGCGGCGTTCATCGCGTTCCTGCGATCGCCGGCGGCCGCCACGCTGCTCCAGCAGGCCGGGTGGCGGGTGCCCGGCGCCGCCGGCCCGGCGACTGCCGGGCCGACCCCGGGCACCGGCGTGGACACCACGGTGCCGGTCACCGCGCTGCCGCCGTCGGACCTCACGGTCGCCGACGCGTTGGCCACCGCGCTGGGGCTGCCGGCGGCGCCGCTCGGCACGGGTGCGGTTCCCGACACTGCGGGGAGCACCGCACCCTCGACCGGCTGA
- a CDS encoding DUF3046 domain-containing protein has protein sequence MRVTEFRALMAEHFGNRSRSVAKDHVFGVLGERTADQAIDAGIPPREVWFAVCDAFDVPATLRWGLPD, from the coding sequence GTGCGAGTGACCGAGTTCCGGGCCCTGATGGCCGAGCACTTCGGCAACCGGTCCCGATCCGTGGCCAAGGACCACGTGTTCGGTGTGCTGGGGGAGCGGACGGCCGATCAGGCCATCGACGCCGGCATCCCGCCCCGTGAGGTCTGGTTCGCCGTGTGCGACGCCTTCGACGTGCCCGCGACGCTGCGCTGGGGTCTGCCCGACTGA
- the recA gene encoding recombinase RecA yields MAPQAPDREKALGIALAQIEKQFGKGSVMRLGDEGRAPVEVIPTGSIALDVALGIGGLPRGRVIEIYGPESSGKTTVTLHAVASVQAAGGIAAFIDAEHALDPDYAKALGVDTDALLVSQPDTGEQALEIADMLIRSGAIDLVVIDSVAALVPRAEIEGEMGDSHVGLQARLMSQALRKITGALSNTGTTIIFINQLREKIGVMFGSPETTTGGKALKFYASVRLDIRRIEALKDGTDVVGNRTRVKVVKNKVAPPFKQAEFDIIYGHGISREGSLIDVGVEQAIVRKAGAWYTYEGEQLGQGKENVRNYLADNPDIANEIEKKIKEKLGVGARIDLDAPVPAPVDF; encoded by the coding sequence ATGGCACCACAGGCACCGGATCGCGAGAAGGCGCTCGGAATCGCTCTCGCGCAGATCGAGAAGCAGTTCGGCAAGGGCTCGGTGATGCGCCTGGGTGACGAGGGTCGCGCTCCTGTCGAGGTCATCCCCACGGGTTCGATCGCACTGGACGTCGCCCTCGGGATCGGCGGACTGCCCCGCGGCCGGGTCATCGAGATCTACGGCCCGGAGTCCTCCGGCAAGACCACCGTCACCCTGCACGCGGTGGCCAGTGTCCAGGCGGCCGGCGGCATCGCCGCGTTCATCGACGCCGAGCACGCGCTCGACCCCGACTACGCCAAGGCCCTCGGCGTGGACACCGACGCCCTGCTGGTCTCCCAGCCCGACACCGGTGAGCAGGCGCTCGAGATCGCCGACATGCTGATCCGGTCCGGCGCGATCGACCTGGTCGTCATCGACTCGGTGGCCGCGCTCGTGCCCCGCGCCGAGATCGAGGGCGAGATGGGCGACAGCCACGTCGGCCTCCAGGCGCGGTTGATGTCCCAGGCGCTGCGCAAGATCACCGGTGCGCTGTCCAACACCGGCACCACGATCATCTTCATCAACCAGCTCCGCGAGAAGATCGGCGTCATGTTCGGCTCCCCGGAGACGACGACCGGCGGTAAGGCGCTGAAGTTCTACGCGTCGGTCCGGCTGGACATCCGCCGCATCGAGGCCCTCAAGGACGGCACCGACGTGGTCGGTAACCGGACCCGCGTGAAGGTCGTCAAGAACAAGGTCGCGCCGCCGTTCAAGCAGGCGGAGTTCGACATCATCTACGGCCACGGCATCTCCCGTGAGGGCTCGCTGATCGACGTCGGCGTCGAGCAGGCCATCGTCCGCAAGGCCGGGGCCTGGTACACGTACGAGGGCGAGCAGCTCGGCCAGGGCAAGGAGAACGTCCGCAACTACCTCGCCGACAACCCCGACATCGCCAACGAGATCGAGAAGAAGATCAAGGAGAAGTTGGGTGTCGGCGCCCGCATCGACCTGGACGCGCCGGTCCCGGCGCCGGTCGATTTCTGA
- the gcvP gene encoding aminomethyl-transferring glycine dehydrogenase, with amino-acid sequence MTPAPVDPTDFRDRHIGPDQHETSALLAPSGVETLEELADAVVPASIRPAGSGHGLSLPEPATEAQTLAELRAFADRNTVLASMIGMGYHDTVTPLVIQRNILQNPAWYTAYTPYQPEISQGRLEALLNFQTAVADLTALDIANASMLDEATAAAEAMTLARRTSRSKSPRFVVDADTLPQTLAVLRTRAVPLGIELLVADLDDGLPVGDCFGVLLSYPGASGAVRDHTDLVAAAHERDAKVIAATDLLALTLLRPPGEIGVDIAVGSSQRFGVPMGFGGPHAAFMAVRSELQRQLPGRLVGVSRDADGAAAFRLALQTREQHIRREKATSNICTAQVLLAVMASMYAVYHGPSGLTAIAEKVHLDAVLLAGALRERGVTVVHDSFFDTVRVEVPGRAGAIAAAARAHGVNLWRDGDDHLQISVAEATTAEQIAVVLRAFDVAAPARDELRFAGDGVLPAALQRTTEFLTHPVFNTHHSETNMLRYIRRLSDMDLALDRTMIPLGSCTMKLNATAEMEAVTWPEFAGLHPYAPAEDAAGLVDLIGQLERWLCDITGYDSVSLQPNAGSQGEFAGLLAISAYHASRGEGHRDICLIPASAHGTNAASAVMAGMKVVVVGTDDDGNIDLDDLHAKIAVHADALAAIMVTYPSTHGVYEETITDIADSVHAAGGQVYVDGANLNALVGLARPGTFGGDVSHLNLHKTFCIPHGGGGPGVGPVAVRAHLAPFLPSDPLGERGAVGPVSAARYGSASILPISWAYIRMMGGDGLRRATLTAVASANYVASRLRDHYPVLYTGHGGFVAHECILDLRGITTRTGVTVDDVAKRLADYGFHAPTMSFPVAGTLMVEPTESEDLAEIDRFVDAMIAIRGEIERVANGGWPVTDNPLRGAPHTAASLVGDWDHPYSRSEAVFPAGVTPAHKYFPPVRRIDGAFGDRNLVCSCPPIESYQ; translated from the coding sequence GTGACCCCGGCGCCCGTCGATCCGACCGACTTCCGCGACCGTCACATCGGTCCCGACCAGCACGAGACCTCGGCGCTGCTGGCGCCGTCGGGGGTGGAGACCCTCGAGGAGCTCGCCGACGCCGTCGTGCCCGCCAGCATCCGGCCGGCCGGCAGCGGACACGGGCTGTCCCTGCCCGAGCCCGCCACCGAGGCGCAGACCCTCGCCGAGCTGCGGGCCTTCGCCGACCGCAACACCGTGCTGGCGTCGATGATCGGCATGGGGTACCACGACACGGTCACGCCGCTGGTGATCCAGCGCAACATCCTGCAGAACCCGGCCTGGTACACCGCCTACACGCCGTACCAGCCGGAGATCTCGCAGGGCCGGCTCGAGGCGCTGCTGAACTTCCAGACCGCCGTCGCCGATCTCACCGCGCTGGACATCGCCAACGCGTCGATGCTCGACGAGGCGACCGCCGCGGCCGAGGCGATGACGCTCGCCCGCCGCACCTCGCGCAGCAAGTCACCCCGCTTCGTCGTGGACGCCGACACCCTGCCGCAGACGCTGGCGGTGCTGCGGACCCGTGCGGTGCCGCTGGGTATCGAGCTGCTCGTCGCCGACCTCGACGACGGCCTACCGGTGGGGGACTGCTTCGGCGTCCTGCTCAGCTACCCGGGTGCCTCCGGCGCCGTCCGCGACCACACCGACCTCGTGGCCGCCGCGCACGAACGCGACGCGAAGGTCATCGCCGCGACCGACCTGCTCGCGCTGACCCTGTTGCGGCCGCCGGGCGAGATCGGCGTCGACATCGCCGTCGGCAGCTCACAGCGTTTCGGGGTGCCGATGGGCTTCGGCGGCCCGCACGCGGCGTTCATGGCGGTGCGCTCCGAGCTGCAGCGGCAGCTGCCCGGCCGCCTGGTCGGCGTGAGCAGGGACGCCGACGGCGCCGCCGCGTTCCGGCTGGCCCTGCAGACCCGCGAGCAGCACATCCGCCGCGAGAAGGCGACCAGCAACATCTGCACCGCGCAGGTGCTGCTCGCCGTCATGGCGTCGATGTACGCGGTGTACCACGGCCCGTCCGGCCTCACCGCGATCGCGGAGAAGGTGCACCTGGACGCCGTCCTGCTCGCCGGGGCGCTGCGCGAGCGTGGCGTCACCGTCGTGCACGACAGCTTCTTCGACACCGTCCGGGTGGAGGTGCCCGGCCGGGCCGGCGCGATCGCCGCGGCCGCCCGCGCGCACGGCGTCAACCTGTGGCGTGACGGTGACGACCACCTGCAGATCAGCGTCGCCGAGGCGACCACCGCCGAGCAGATCGCGGTGGTGCTGCGCGCCTTCGACGTCGCCGCCCCGGCCCGCGACGAGCTGCGGTTCGCCGGCGACGGCGTGCTGCCGGCCGCGCTGCAGCGGACCACGGAGTTCCTGACGCACCCGGTCTTCAACACCCACCACTCCGAGACGAACATGCTGCGCTACATCCGACGGCTGTCCGACATGGACCTGGCGCTGGACCGGACGATGATCCCGCTGGGCTCCTGCACGATGAAGCTCAACGCGACGGCGGAGATGGAGGCGGTCACCTGGCCCGAGTTCGCCGGGCTGCACCCCTACGCGCCCGCCGAGGACGCCGCCGGGCTCGTCGACCTCATCGGCCAGCTCGAGCGGTGGCTGTGCGACATCACCGGCTACGACTCGGTGTCGCTGCAGCCCAACGCGGGCTCGCAGGGCGAGTTCGCCGGGCTGCTGGCCATCTCGGCCTATCACGCCTCCCGCGGTGAGGGGCACCGCGACATCTGCCTGATCCCCGCCTCCGCGCACGGCACCAACGCGGCCAGCGCCGTGATGGCCGGGATGAAGGTCGTGGTCGTCGGTACCGACGACGACGGCAACATCGACCTCGACGACCTGCACGCCAAGATCGCCGTCCACGCCGACGCGCTGGCCGCGATCATGGTCACCTACCCCTCGACGCACGGCGTCTACGAGGAGACCATCACCGACATCGCCGACTCGGTCCACGCAGCCGGCGGTCAGGTCTACGTCGACGGCGCCAACCTCAACGCGCTCGTCGGGCTGGCCCGCCCCGGCACGTTCGGCGGCGACGTCTCGCACCTGAACCTGCACAAGACCTTCTGCATCCCGCACGGCGGCGGCGGACCCGGCGTCGGGCCGGTGGCCGTCCGCGCGCACCTGGCCCCGTTCCTGCCGAGCGACCCGCTCGGCGAGCGCGGTGCGGTCGGTCCGGTGTCGGCGGCCCGGTACGGCAGCGCGTCGATCCTGCCGATCTCCTGGGCCTACATCCGGATGATGGGCGGCGACGGCCTCCGGCGCGCGACCTTGACCGCGGTGGCGTCGGCCAACTACGTCGCGTCCCGGCTGCGCGACCACTACCCGGTGCTCTACACCGGGCACGGCGGTTTCGTCGCGCACGAGTGCATCCTCGACCTGCGCGGCATCACCACCCGCACCGGCGTGACCGTGGACGACGTCGCCAAGCGCCTCGCCGACTACGGCTTCCACGCCCCGACGATGTCGTTCCCGGTGGCCGGCACCCTCATGGTGGAGCCGACCGAGAGTGAGGACCTCGCCGAGATCGACCGGTTCGTCGACGCGATGATCGCCATCCGGGGCGAGATCGAGCGGGTGGCGAACGGCGGATGGCCGGTCACCGACAACCCGCTCCGCGGCGCACCGCACACCGCGGCGTCGCTCGTCGGCGACTGGGACCACCCCTACAGCCGCAGCGAGGCGGTGTTCCCGGCCGGGGTGACCCCCGCACACAAGTACTTCCCGCCGGTGCGCCGCATCGACGGGGCCTTCGGTGACCGCAACCTGGTCTGCTCCTGCCCCCCGATCGAGAGCTACCAGTAG